A window of Mucilaginibacter paludis DSM 18603 contains these coding sequences:
- a CDS encoding GH92 family glycosyl hydrolase, translating to MKIIDLHRQVLILSLSVMAIAASAQTKPYTAYVDPFIGSEGLGNVFVGPSRPYGMVKPGPDVNKASNSGYSPDLDVPLYGFSQTHVSGTGGGPKYGNILIMPFAGNFNELKQESLRANEKASTGYYSVLLKQYGITAEITSTSKVAFYRFDFKPGTRKAIKFDAGDFLGEKPVPDAREAQQFIGSEVEVVSDNEIRGYSRIRGGWNNGAAYTVYFYAITDKPFNTFTTYKAGSLYPGIKLQADDGNKTGVLAYFDDASLQQIKVKIGISFISELKARQNIEQEAPHWSFEKVLADSQDSWNELLKRLELDSSTPAQQKTMFYTALYHTMLMPVDRSGENPLWQSAMPYYDDFYAIWDTFRSSNPLITLIDPSREAAIVNSLLNIYQRDGYMPDARSGNSNGRTQGGSNAEVLIADAYTKKLKGVNYNLGLEAMLKDATIPPGGNEEKEGRGGLTDYNSLGYISNRFVRAGNRTVEYAYNDYCLAIVADGLGRKGEYNRFIKQSNNWKNLWRPVTDHGATGFIMPKDASGRWIDSITCVESNGRVTAVPYTPLAQEWPNCVCWWCGFFYEASSWEYSFYVPHDVAALINNCGGPQAFKQRLDTFFNNGYYNVGNEPSFLTPNLYHWIGRPDLSSTRIRQIIQKNYNSSRDGLPGNDDSGAMSSWLAFHVLGLYPNAGQSYYLINSPLIKQSVLHQTNGKDFKITAKNLSEANQFIQAALLNGKPFNQAWIEHQDIVNGGELVLLMGPKQTGWGNSMMPPSKGDEK from the coding sequence ATGAAAATTATTGACCTGCATCGCCAAGTTCTGATATTGAGTTTGAGTGTAATGGCTATTGCGGCAAGTGCGCAAACCAAGCCGTATACCGCTTACGTTGATCCCTTTATCGGATCGGAAGGGTTAGGTAATGTTTTTGTAGGCCCATCAAGACCTTACGGTATGGTGAAACCAGGGCCCGATGTTAATAAGGCTTCAAACAGCGGTTACTCACCCGATCTTGATGTTCCTCTTTATGGTTTTAGTCAAACCCACGTAAGCGGCACCGGCGGCGGCCCTAAATACGGCAATATCCTGATTATGCCTTTTGCCGGTAATTTTAACGAGCTGAAACAGGAGTCGTTAAGGGCAAACGAAAAAGCATCCACCGGCTATTACAGCGTACTGCTTAAACAATACGGCATTACCGCCGAAATAACCAGTACCAGTAAAGTAGCTTTTTACCGCTTTGATTTTAAACCCGGTACCCGCAAAGCCATTAAGTTTGATGCAGGCGATTTTTTGGGCGAGAAGCCAGTTCCGGATGCGCGTGAGGCCCAGCAATTTATAGGATCGGAGGTGGAAGTGGTATCGGATAACGAAATACGGGGCTACAGCCGTATTCGTGGCGGCTGGAATAATGGCGCAGCCTATACCGTTTACTTTTACGCTATTACCGATAAGCCTTTCAATACCTTTACTACCTATAAGGCGGGCAGCCTCTACCCTGGTATAAAACTCCAGGCTGACGATGGCAATAAAACAGGTGTGCTGGCTTACTTTGACGATGCCAGCCTCCAACAGATCAAGGTAAAAATAGGCATATCATTTATCAGCGAACTAAAAGCGAGGCAAAACATTGAGCAGGAGGCGCCTCATTGGAGCTTTGAAAAAGTGCTGGCCGACAGCCAGGATAGCTGGAACGAGCTATTGAAACGCCTTGAACTGGATAGCTCGACACCGGCCCAACAAAAAACGATGTTCTACACGGCCCTTTACCACACCATGCTGATGCCGGTAGACCGCAGTGGCGAAAACCCCTTATGGCAATCGGCCATGCCTTATTACGATGATTTTTATGCCATTTGGGATACGTTCCGTTCGTCAAACCCGCTCATCACGCTGATCGACCCATCGCGCGAGGCAGCCATCGTGAATTCATTGCTCAATATTTACCAGCGCGACGGTTACATGCCCGATGCCCGCAGTGGCAACAGCAACGGGCGCACGCAGGGCGGATCGAACGCCGAAGTATTAATTGCCGATGCCTATACAAAAAAATTAAAGGGCGTTAACTATAACCTGGGGCTCGAGGCGATGTTGAAAGACGCCACCATACCACCCGGCGGAAACGAAGAGAAGGAAGGGCGTGGCGGGCTCACTGATTATAATAGCCTGGGCTACATATCAAACCGTTTTGTAAGGGCCGGAAACCGCACGGTTGAGTATGCTTATAACGATTATTGCTTAGCCATTGTTGCCGATGGCCTGGGCCGCAAAGGCGAGTACAACCGGTTTATTAAACAATCCAACAACTGGAAAAACCTTTGGCGCCCGGTAACAGACCACGGCGCAACAGGCTTTATTATGCCAAAGGATGCCTCTGGCAGGTGGATAGACAGCATCACCTGCGTGGAAAGCAATGGCCGGGTAACGGCGGTACCTTATACCCCGCTTGCGCAGGAATGGCCCAATTGTGTTTGCTGGTGGTGCGGCTTTTTTTACGAGGCCAGCTCGTGGGAGTATTCCTTTTATGTTCCGCATGATGTAGCCGCTTTAATTAACAACTGCGGCGGCCCGCAGGCTTTTAAACAAAGGCTCGATACCTTTTTTAACAACGGCTACTATAATGTAGGTAACGAGCCCTCTTTTTTAACGCCCAACCTGTACCATTGGATAGGGCGGCCCGATTTAAGCAGTACCCGCATCAGGCAAATTATCCAAAAAAATTATAACAGCAGCCGGGATGGCCTGCCCGGTAACGACGATTCGGGAGCTATGTCATCATGGCTGGCCTTTCATGTCCTTGGCTTATACCCCAACGCGGGGCAATCCTATTATTTAATTAACTCGCCGCTGATCAAGCAATCCGTTTTACACCAAACTAACGGTAAGGATTTTAAAATAACGGCTAAAAACCTGTCGGAGGCTAACCAGTTTATACAGGCCGCGCTGCTTAACGGGAAACCGTTTAACCAGGCGTGGATTGAGCACCAGGATATTGTAAATGGCGGCGAACTGGTATTGCTGATGGGGCCGAAACAAACAGGATGGGGCAACAGCATGATGCCACCATCAAAAGGTGATGAAAAGTAA
- a CDS encoding DUF2683 family protein, with product MEPLIVNPKNKEQLNAITAFLSALNTKHTGDEVNTDSPLPSNHNWFLNIKHVRIVEKTNIASKQDKNAAAKHIMKGLFE from the coding sequence ATGGAACCATTGATTGTTAACCCTAAAAATAAAGAGCAATTAAACGCCATTACTGCTTTCTTGAGTGCTTTAAATACAAAGCATACGGGCGATGAGGTAAACACAGATAGCCCTTTACCAAGTAATCATAACTGGTTTTTAAATATTAAACATGTGAGGATTGTTGAAAAGACGAACATAGCGTCCAAACAAGATAAAAACGCTGCGGCTAAACACATCATGAAGGGGCTTTTTGAATAA
- a CDS encoding LacI family DNA-binding transcriptional regulator, with product MSSVTIKQLAEQLQLSTATISKALCDSHEISEGTKKRVLALAKELNYVPNAYAGSLRHNKSKTIAVLIPEITDSFFSQALNGIEEVALEKGYHTLIYLTHEKLAREEDILKTLVGGRVDGVLMSVTVETNSFKHIYEFNQHLPIVFFDRVCPEVDAARITTDDFECGYKATRHLIEAGCRHVILLSISNSLSIISERIRGFKSAIAEYDLDEHDCRVVNCTQDPLENYRLIKAMMQSDNRPDGIVATVEKLTTEIYLVCQQLQIDIPKQVKVVCFSNQPSAVILTPSLTTITQPAFEMGKVAATTLLKLLKNNMLRVKDECTVIPSKLIVRNSTTGQQADHGEPV from the coding sequence ATGAGCAGTGTCACTATTAAACAACTTGCTGAGCAATTACAATTATCAACGGCAACCATATCAAAGGCGCTATGTGATAGTCATGAGATAAGCGAGGGAACAAAAAAAAGGGTTTTAGCCCTTGCCAAAGAGTTAAATTATGTACCTAATGCCTACGCGGGAAGTTTGCGGCATAATAAAAGTAAAACCATAGCGGTTTTGATACCCGAGATTACGGATAGCTTTTTTTCGCAGGCGCTTAATGGTATTGAGGAAGTGGCTTTGGAAAAAGGCTATCATACCCTGATCTATTTAACGCACGAAAAACTGGCTCGTGAAGAGGATATTTTAAAAACGCTGGTTGGCGGCCGGGTTGATGGCGTACTGATGTCGGTAACGGTGGAGACAAATTCGTTTAAGCATATCTACGAGTTTAACCAGCATTTGCCCATCGTTTTTTTCGACAGGGTTTGCCCCGAGGTTGACGCGGCCCGGATTACAACCGACGACTTTGAGTGCGGATATAAAGCTACCAGGCATTTAATTGAAGCCGGTTGCCGCCACGTTATTTTACTATCCATATCAAATAGCCTGTCCATCATTTCCGAACGTATCAGGGGCTTTAAGAGCGCTATCGCCGAATATGATCTCGATGAACATGATTGCCGGGTTGTAAATTGTACACAAGACCCTTTGGAAAATTACCGGCTGATTAAAGCAATGATGCAAAGCGATAACCGCCCCGATGGCATAGTAGCCACGGTAGAAAAGCTGACCACCGAAATATACCTGGTTTGCCAGCAGTTGCAAATCGATATTCCCAAACAGGTGAAAGTGGTATGCTTCTCTAACCAGCCTTCAGCCGTCATACTTACGCCATCGTTAACAACCATAACACAACCCGCCTTTGAGATGGGCAAAGTTGCGGCTACCACCTTGCTGAAGCTGTTAAAAAACAATATGCTCAGGGTGAAGGATGAATGTACTGTTATCCCCTCGAAACTGATCGTCAGGAACTCAACCACCGGGCAGCAGGCCGATCATGGCGAACCGGTTTAA
- a CDS encoding inositol oxygenase family protein yields MNSDVNNLSGESLTPLSNLDEWEHDVLRRYPDPTTINEDKKVEEFRNYQDTEKDGVKEFYRLNHRYQTFEFVKEKKADYLQFNRKEMPIWEAFNFLNELVDDSDPDTDLDQMQHLLQTSEAIRNDKHPDWMVLVGLIHDMGKVLCLFNEPQWGVVGDTFPVGCAFSDKIVYPEFFKDNPDFYNPEYNTELGVYTRNCGLDNVHMSWGHDEYVYHMMKDYIPEPGLYMLRYHSFYSQHRENAYDHLMNSHDHEMFKWVNLFNPYDLYSKNPNQKSWAELKPYYEDLVAKYLPATLKF; encoded by the coding sequence ATGAACTCTGACGTAAACAACTTGTCGGGCGAAAGCTTAACGCCCCTGTCTAATCTTGACGAATGGGAGCACGATGTATTACGGCGCTATCCTGACCCAACGACTATTAATGAAGACAAAAAAGTTGAAGAATTTAGAAACTACCAGGATACGGAAAAAGATGGCGTGAAAGAGTTTTACAGGCTCAATCACCGCTATCAAACCTTTGAATTTGTAAAAGAGAAAAAAGCGGATTATTTACAATTCAACCGGAAAGAGATGCCGATATGGGAAGCCTTTAACTTTTTAAATGAGTTGGTAGATGACTCTGACCCGGATACCGACCTCGACCAGATGCAGCACCTGTTGCAAACATCTGAAGCCATTCGCAATGATAAACACCCCGATTGGATGGTGCTTGTAGGTTTAATACACGATATGGGCAAGGTGCTGTGTCTTTTTAACGAACCTCAATGGGGCGTTGTTGGCGATACTTTCCCGGTGGGCTGCGCTTTTTCTGATAAGATAGTTTACCCGGAATTCTTTAAAGACAACCCCGACTTCTATAATCCGGAGTATAATACTGAACTTGGCGTTTATACCCGCAATTGTGGTTTAGATAACGTTCATATGTCATGGGGGCATGATGAATACGTTTATCACATGATGAAGGATTATATACCCGAACCCGGTTTATATATGCTACGCTATCATTCGTTTTACTCGCAGCACCGCGAAAATGCTTACGACCATTTAATGAATAGCCATGATCACGAGATGTTTAAGTGGGTTAACCTATTTAATCCGTATGATCTGTATTCAAAAAATCCTAACCAAAAAAGCTGGGCAGAACTTAAACCCTACTACGAAGACCTGGTAGCTAAGTATCTTCCGGCCACGCTTAAATTTTAA
- a CDS encoding M16 family metallopeptidase codes for MKSKFYTLPLAFALGLPALQAQAQQEPKLIEKVVKKGDELVIPYQKYVLSNGLTVILTEDHSDPIVHVDVTYHVGSAREEIGKSGFAHFFEHMMFEGSDHVKSGDHFKTISEAGGTLNGSTNRDRTNYFETVPNNQLEKMLWLESDRMGFLMDAVTQPKFEIQRSTVKNERGQNYDNRPYGLAAEAASKALYPYGHPYSWLTIGYIEDLNKVDVNDLKHFFLRWYGPNNATLTIGGDINPKQTLAWVQKYFGSIPRCPEVKNTVLPAPVVTSDRYISYTDNYARLPLLYVTYPGVKMYDKDQSALDALSLIIGQGKNSILYKNFIKSRKAAQATMRSPNTELSGEINIQVIPYPGQTLQEAKKMVDESLAEFEQRGVTDDDLARFKGSAEADYINSLASVSGKVSELAAAQTFTGNPNQIGRELADIRKVTKADIMRVYNQYIKGKAAVILSVLPKGSDLKPVAPDNYNVDQSGYKAPDYGYDKLTYHKAKDNFDRKVQPPTSQNPVIKVPPFWTAKTPNGIKMIGAFTNEIPTVTLTLSIKGGGLLAAKDSAKAGLPGIVGQMLNDDTQNFTAEQFNAELERLGSSIQVGASQDETTFSVSSLTKNLDQTLKLLQERLFHPKFTDQALERIKKQVLQGFQIAKTQPANIASSVYSKLLYGKDNIRTYGLGGNERTVPNITLADVQGFYDSYFSPSVSSIVVVGDITEADVKAKLSFLNGWAAKPVVIPAAPAGDKNVAKNILYLVDVPKAAQSEIRIGNLTGLNYDATGTFYRLGLVNYPLGGGFDSRLNIDLREVKGWTYGASSGFTSGKFGGVFTAAAGVRAASTDSAVVEFIKDIKGYVDNGITKDELAFTKSSIGQSDARKYETNDQKAAFLSRIQNYELSPNFVDEQNKILQNITQSEMNDLAKKYINTDNMIILVVGDKEKVLSGFSSMGYQLVELDADGNKIKQ; via the coding sequence ATGAAAAGTAAATTTTATACGCTCCCGCTGGCATTTGCATTGGGTTTGCCGGCTTTGCAGGCGCAGGCCCAGCAAGAACCAAAGCTGATTGAGAAGGTGGTTAAAAAAGGCGACGAGCTGGTGATCCCTTATCAAAAGTACGTTTTATCAAATGGCTTAACGGTGATATTAACCGAAGATCATTCGGATCCCATTGTCCATGTGGACGTAACTTACCACGTTGGTTCTGCCCGCGAAGAAATTGGCAAATCGGGCTTTGCCCACTTTTTTGAGCATATGATGTTTGAGGGGTCTGATCACGTTAAAAGTGGTGATCACTTTAAAACCATATCAGAAGCAGGTGGTACGCTGAACGGCAGCACCAACCGCGACCGGACAAATTACTTTGAAACTGTACCTAACAACCAGCTCGAAAAAATGCTTTGGCTTGAATCAGACCGGATGGGTTTCCTGATGGACGCCGTAACACAACCCAAATTTGAGATCCAGCGATCAACCGTAAAAAATGAGCGCGGCCAAAACTACGATAACCGCCCCTACGGTTTAGCGGCCGAAGCAGCGTCAAAAGCTCTGTATCCATACGGCCACCCGTATTCGTGGCTTACCATCGGTTATATTGAGGATTTGAATAAGGTAGATGTAAACGATTTAAAGCACTTTTTTCTGCGTTGGTACGGCCCCAACAACGCTACCCTGACTATTGGTGGCGATATTAATCCGAAGCAAACGCTGGCCTGGGTGCAAAAATATTTCGGCTCTATCCCACGTTGCCCCGAAGTAAAAAATACCGTTTTGCCTGCTCCGGTGGTCACATCCGACAGGTATATATCCTATACTGATAATTACGCCCGCCTGCCATTATTGTACGTAACCTACCCAGGTGTTAAAATGTACGATAAGGATCAGTCGGCCCTGGATGCCTTGTCTTTAATTATCGGCCAGGGAAAAAACTCAATCTTGTATAAAAACTTTATTAAAAGCCGCAAAGCCGCTCAGGCTACCATGAGATCGCCAAATACTGAGCTTTCGGGCGAGATCAATATCCAGGTCATTCCTTACCCAGGCCAAACCTTGCAGGAAGCCAAGAAGATGGTTGACGAGTCGCTTGCGGAGTTTGAGCAAAGAGGGGTAACCGATGACGATCTGGCCCGCTTTAAAGGTAGCGCGGAAGCCGATTACATCAACTCGCTGGCCAGTGTGTCTGGCAAAGTATCAGAGCTGGCGGCCGCGCAAACATTTACCGGTAACCCCAACCAGATTGGCCGCGAACTTGCCGACATCCGTAAGGTAACCAAAGCGGATATTATGCGTGTTTACAACCAATATATTAAAGGCAAAGCAGCAGTGATATTAAGCGTACTGCCCAAAGGATCGGATTTAAAACCTGTAGCTCCCGATAATTATAATGTAGATCAATCAGGCTACAAAGCGCCTGACTATGGTTACGATAAATTGACTTACCACAAGGCCAAGGATAATTTTGACCGTAAAGTGCAACCACCTACCAGCCAGAATCCGGTAATTAAAGTGCCACCTTTCTGGACCGCTAAAACACCCAACGGCATAAAAATGATAGGCGCTTTTACCAACGAGATTCCTACGGTTACCTTAACGCTTTCCATTAAGGGTGGAGGATTGCTGGCCGCTAAAGATTCGGCGAAAGCCGGGTTGCCGGGTATTGTTGGCCAGATGCTGAACGACGATACACAAAACTTTACCGCTGAGCAATTTAATGCCGAACTTGAAAGACTGGGAAGCTCTATCCAGGTAGGCGCCAGTCAGGATGAAACAACCTTCTCGGTATCATCACTTACTAAAAATCTCGATCAAACGCTTAAATTATTACAGGAGCGCCTGTTCCATCCTAAATTTACAGATCAGGCTTTGGAACGGATTAAGAAACAGGTTTTGCAGGGTTTCCAAATCGCTAAAACGCAACCGGCAAATATTGCTTCCAGTGTTTACAGTAAATTGCTATACGGAAAAGATAATATCCGCACTTACGGTTTAGGGGGTAACGAGCGCACCGTGCCTAATATTACACTGGCCGATGTACAAGGCTTTTACGATAGCTATTTCTCTCCTTCGGTATCTTCTATCGTTGTTGTGGGCGATATTACAGAAGCCGACGTTAAAGCCAAGCTGTCATTTTTAAATGGCTGGGCAGCTAAACCCGTGGTTATCCCGGCTGCGCCCGCTGGCGATAAAAATGTTGCTAAAAATATCCTTTACCTGGTTGATGTGCCTAAGGCAGCCCAGTCAGAAATCCGTATCGGTAATTTAACGGGCTTAAACTATGATGCAACCGGTACCTTCTACCGTTTGGGCTTGGTAAATTATCCACTTGGTGGCGGTTTTGACAGTCGTTTAAACATCGACCTGAGAGAAGTAAAAGGTTGGACGTATGGCGCCAGTTCAGGCTTTACGTCAGGTAAGTTTGGTGGCGTTTTTACAGCAGCTGCTGGTGTGCGCGCTGCCTCAACAGATAGCGCCGTAGTGGAGTTTATCAAAGATATCAAGGGATATGTGGACAATGGTATCACCAAAGATGAGCTCGCGTTTACAAAGAGCTCAATAGGGCAAAGCGATGCCCGCAAATACGAAACCAACGATCAAAAAGCGGCATTTCTGTCGCGCATCCAGAATTATGAGCTAAGTCCGAATTTTGTTGACGAGCAAAACAAGATCCTGCAGAACATTACCCAGTCGGAAATGAACGATCTGGCCAAAAAATACATCAACACCGATAACATGATTATTTTGGTAGTTGGTGATAAAGAAAAAGTACTTTCTGGTTTTAGCAGTATGGGCTACCAACTGGTGGAGCTGGATGCTGATGGAAATAAAATTAAACAGTAA
- a CDS encoding type 1 periplasmic-binding domain-containing protein, whose translation MKVVQIEKINIPADMGIIAISDGFIPQLYYPEITYAETSGYKLGKLSFSRTMACLSGTPFVQSIVADSVLIPGGSI comes from the coding sequence ATGAAGGTTGTGCAGATTGAAAAAATAAATATCCCCGCTGATATGGGCATCATTGCCATTAGCGATGGTTTTATCCCCCAGTTATATTATCCCGAAATTACGTATGCCGAAACAAGCGGATATAAATTAGGCAAATTATCTTTCAGCCGGACGATGGCCTGCCTGTCGGGCACTCCTTTTGTTCAGAGCATCGTGGCCGACTCTGTGTTAATACCCGGAGGATCGATATAG